The Medicago truncatula cultivar Jemalong A17 chromosome 4, MtrunA17r5.0-ANR, whole genome shotgun sequence genome includes a region encoding these proteins:
- the LOC11440638 gene encoding cytochrome P450 734A1 produces MELELLSWLKLVSFSFIFLLCVLKVTVLLWWRPRKIEGYFAKQGIRGPPYHFFIGNVKELVGMMLKASSQPMPNFSHNILPRVLSFYHHWKKIYGGMFLVWFGPTVRLTVSDPDLIREIFTSKSEFYEKNEAPPLVKQLEGDGLLSLKGEKWAHHRKIISPTFHMENLKLLIPVMATSVVEMLEKWSEMSDKGEVEIEVSEWFQTLTEDVITKTAFGSSYQDGKAIFHLQAQQMILAADAFQKIFIPGYRFFPTRKNIKSWKLDKEIKKSLVKLIKRREENLNNGNEERIEKGPKDLLGLMIEASSNNNNTNVTVDDIVEECKSFFFAGKQTTSNLLTWTTILLAMHPQWQVQARDEVLKMCGSRDLPTKDHVVKLKTLNMIVNESLRLYPPTIATIRRAKTDVDLGGYKIPRGTELLIPILAVHHDIAIWGNDVNEFNPGRFSEGVARAAKHPVAFIPFGLGVRTCIGQNLAVLQTKLALAIILQRLSFRLAPSYQHAPTVLMLLYPQYGAPIIFNQLSIVDNPNQGSS; encoded by the exons ATGGAGCTAGAGCTCTTGTCTTGGCTCAAActtgtttcattttctttcatatttctTCTATGTGTTCTCAAAGTAACAGTGTTACTATGGTGGAGaccaagaaaaattgaaggCTATTTTGCTAAACAAGGAATTAGAGGACCTCCTTATCATTTCTTCATTGGAAATGTTAAAGAACTTGTTGGTATGATGTTGAAAGCTTCTTCTCAACCCATGCCTAATTTCTCTCACAACATTCTTCCTAGAGTCCTTTCTTTCTATCATCACTGGAAGAAAATTTACG GTGGAATGTTCCTAGTTTGGTTTGGACCCACTGTTCGTCTTACAGTGTCTGATCCAGACCTTATAAGGGAAATCTTCACATCCAAGTcagaattttatgaaaaaaatgaagcCCCCCCACTTGTGAAGCAGCTAGAAGGTGATGGTCTCCTTAGTCTTAAAGGAGAAAAATGGGCTCACCATCGCAAAATTATCTCTCCCACTTTTCACATGGAAAATCTCAAA TTGCTGATACCGGTGATGGCAACAAGCGTGGTTGAGATGTTGGAAAAATGGTCGGAAATGAGTGACAAAGGTGAGGTGGAAATTGAAGTTTCTGAGTGGTTTCAAACCCTAACTGAAGATGTTATTACTAAGACCGCGTTTGGAAGCAGCTACCAAGATGGCAAAGCCATTTTTCACTTACAAGCCCAACAAATGATCTTAGCTGCTGATGCTTTTCAGAAAATTTTCATTCCCGGTTACAg ATTCTTTCCTACAagaaagaatataaaatctTGGAAACTGgataaagaaataaagaaatcaTTGGTGAAGCTAATAAAACGAAGGGAAGAGAATTTGAATAATGGGaatgaagaaagaattgaaaaaggtCCAAAAGATTTACTAGGACTAATGATAGAAGCTAgctccaacaacaacaacaccaatgTGACAGTGGATGATATCGTGGAAGAGTGCAAGAGCTTTTTCTTTGCAGGCAAACAAACCACATCAAACTTGCTGACGTGGACGACCATTCTCTTAGCAATGCACCCACAATGGCAAGTACAGGCACGTGATGAGGTCCTAAAGATGTGTGGGTCACGTGACCTTCCAACTAAAGATCATGTTGTAAAGCTTAAGACG CTGAACATGATTGTAAACGAGTCACTAAGATTGTACCCACCAACAATTGCGACGATCCGACGGGCTAAAACAGATGTAGATTTGGGAGGGTACAAGATACCACGTGGGACAGAGCTATTGATTCCAATCCTAGCCGTTCATCATGATATAGCAATATGGGGCAATGATGTAAATGAATTCAATCCTGGCCGTTTCTCTGAAGGTGTAGCTAGAGCTGCAAAACATCCAGTGGCATTCATACCTTTTGGCCTTGGTGTGCGCACATGTATAGGACAAAACCTTGCAGTGCTACAAACAAAATTGGCACTTGCAATCATACTGCAGCGTCTTAGTTTCAGGTTGGCCCCTAGTTATCAACATGCACCAACGGTTCTGATGCTACTTTATCCTCAGTATGGTGCACCAATCATATTCAACCAATTGTCCATAGTGGATAACCCAAATCAAGGATCCTCATAG